The Papaver somniferum cultivar HN1 unplaced genomic scaffold, ASM357369v1 unplaced-scaffold_107, whole genome shotgun sequence genome includes a region encoding these proteins:
- the LOC113328292 gene encoding protein TIFY 10A-like gives MSSFTADVEKNSGRKPKFTRTCSMLSQYLKQNGSFGDLSREMTCKNPQLDDPKEKTPITMNLLPTDDFPAKAVPEVKPMDLFPQDTGYVRSLSMKEPIMETVPAEEVLKPTQDGGTPMTIFYAGQVLVFDKLPKDKAKEIMDYADVINSSTTPNTPPAKDKLIVNSSCIVDLNSPLVPPDVPVAVSAGIGSSVKANLDSGEEKMAKQNHVPIARKASLHRFLEKRKDRIIAKAPYQVVNNTSPGTEVSTKPAGEKKSWLNLASLMPPPPPRLQLQL, from the exons ATGTCTAGTTTCACGGCAGATGTTGAGAAGAATTCCGGTAGGAAGCCCAAATTTACCCGGACTTGTAGTATGTTGAGTCAGTATTTGAAGCAGAATGGAAGTTTTGGTGATTTGAGTCGCGAAATGACTTGTAAGAATCCTCAGCTAGATGATCCAAAAG AGAAAACCCCCATCACTATGAATTTGTTACCAACGGATGACTTTCCGGCAAAGGCAGTACCGGAAGTAAAACCGATGGATTTGTTTCCTCAAGATACGGGCTACGTACGAAGTCTTTCTATGAAAGAACCAATCATGGAAACTGTACCGGCAGAAGAAGTATTGAAACCAACACAAGATGGTGGTACTCCAATGACGATATTTTATGCCGGACAAGTACTAGTTTTCGACAAATTACCAAAGGACAAAGCAAAAGAAATAATGGATTATGCCGATGTTATTAATAGTAGTACTACTCCTAATACTCCTCCGGCGAAGGACAAACTCATTGTGAACTCTTCTTGTATTGTTGACTTGAATTCTCCATTAGTACCACCAGATGTTCCTGTTGCAGTTTCCGCCGGAATTGGTTCCTCGGTTAAAGCTAATCTTGATTCAG GTGAAGAAAAGATGGCCAAACAAAACCATGTCCCAATTGCAAGAAAAGCATCTCTTCATCGATTCTTAGAAAAGAGAAAAGATAG GATTATTGCAAAAGCACCTTATCAAGTTGTTAACAACACTTCTCCCGGTACTGAAGTTTCAACCAAGCCTGCAGGAGAAAAGAAGTCATGGCTAAATTTGGCATCCTTaatgccgccaccaccaccaagatTGCAGCTCCAACTGTAA